Proteins encoded in a region of the Candidatus Nezhaarchaeota archaeon genome:
- a CDS encoding type II secretion system F family protein, translating to MVSKATKLFLTSSIITLMMTLVSPAIALLISPIVLAIGALIIIKKMKVYKKRKSCGSPKLKPFNIVIILPKQPPGLRRSFLRGRDKISKSGYHPPHRQLRKIASFYITSPLLILLIITFVLTNDSKLLLLIASLTLVSIAPLAHRRIVEAMRRQNIEDELPFFSLLASSLSHAGISLARAFDIIVGSKILPAISREALLIRKEALFVGGDMLSAMVSYAQRHPSKDFSQLILGYASILRSGGDVVKYLEERTKDLFSTLKDRWSNFVSHVSIIGEATLTLFLLAPLVLTLTTTVFASEIDEAMYQLLLFGITPHLALAILLLVHVVRPQDSLEYKPSIKVMALSASSFTATLCSGLLTGISTHNLVVISTLSIALPLLISYEIERVKNHGAEKELTRFLRYLGENKKLGIPLLVALERTSIEYYDRASSIIKGILSKMKLGLSPYQSVLAMKIKSRIYKVVFFVIDNLIASGGGSPMTFEVMASFVDEYHKHVLKAKRNLHVYSIIGYITPLILAVCLSLTLSFTAISEKELLNSITYGGTVPSLSVTPPTMSIDRVMFYSKLMIVISSIVIGIILGKAVDGSIFSTRHLIVCSIIALASLNWLLS from the coding sequence ATGGTGAGTAAGGCTACTAAGTTGTTTCTAACATCTTCAATTATAACCTTAATGATGACGCTAGTAAGCCCGGCAATAGCCTTACTAATATCTCCAATAGTTCTTGCAATTGGGGCTTTAATAATCATTAAGAAGATGAAAGTGTACAAGAAGAGGAAGTCATGCGGTAGTCCTAAGCTAAAGCCATTCAACATAGTCATAATTCTTCCCAAACAGCCGCCAGGATTAAGGAGATCCTTCTTGAGAGGGCGAGATAAGATCTCCAAGAGTGGGTACCATCCTCCACATCGACAACTCAGAAAGATAGCAAGCTTTTATATCACCTCACCGCTCCTCATACTCTTAATAATAACCTTCGTGTTAACTAACGACTCAAAATTACTTTTACTTATCGCCTCCTTAACCCTTGTCTCTATAGCACCTTTAGCTCATCGAAGAATAGTAGAAGCCATGAGGAGACAAAACATTGAAGACGAGCTTCCATTCTTTAGCCTCCTAGCCTCATCGCTATCCCACGCAGGCATATCGCTGGCAAGGGCCTTCGACATAATTGTAGGGTCGAAGATACTACCAGCCATAAGCCGAGAAGCTCTCCTCATAAGGAAAGAAGCTCTATTTGTTGGTGGAGATATGCTGTCAGCCATGGTCTCATATGCCCAAAGACACCCATCAAAAGACTTCTCTCAATTGATTCTAGGCTATGCTAGTATCTTAAGGAGTGGGGGTGACGTTGTAAAGTATCTTGAAGAGAGGACAAAGGACCTCTTCTCGACACTTAAGGATAGATGGAGTAACTTCGTTAGCCATGTTAGCATAATAGGCGAAGCGACCTTAACCCTTTTCCTTCTCGCTCCACTGGTCCTCACATTAACCACTACGGTATTTGCATCAGAGATCGATGAGGCAATGTACCAGCTTCTGTTATTTGGTATCACCCCACACTTAGCCCTCGCCATACTACTATTGGTTCATGTAGTACGCCCTCAAGATAGTCTTGAATACAAGCCAAGTATAAAGGTAATGGCGCTATCAGCCTCATCCTTCACTGCAACCCTATGTTCCGGCCTCTTAACCGGCATTTCTACACACAACTTAGTTGTTATAAGCACGCTATCAATAGCTCTTCCACTACTAATAAGCTATGAAATTGAGAGGGTTAAAAATCATGGAGCAGAGAAAGAGTTAACGAGATTCTTAAGATACCTAGGTGAAAACAAGAAGCTAGGCATACCACTGCTCGTAGCGCTCGAGAGGACATCGATAGAGTACTACGATAGAGCATCCTCAATTATAAAAGGCATCCTAAGCAAAATGAAGTTAGGCCTCTCACCATATCAATCCGTCCTTGCTATGAAGATAAAGTCCCGGATCTACAAAGTAGTCTTTTTCGTCATAGACAATCTGATAGCTAGTGGTGGGGGCTCGCCAATGACATTTGAAGTCATGGCATCATTCGTAGATGAATATCACAAACACGTTTTAAAAGCAAAGAGGAACCTTCATGTATACTCGATCATTGGCTACATTACTCCCTTAATATTGGCAGTATGCCTTTCATTGACCTTATCATTCACTGCGATAAGTGAGAAGGAGCTTCTTAATTCAATCACATATGGAGGGACAGTACCAAGTCTTAGTGTAACACCCCCTACTATGAGCATAGATCGTGTGATGTTCTACAGCAAGTTAATGATAGTGATATCATCCATAGTAATTGGGATAATACTCGGCAAAGCTGTTGACGGCTCAATATTTAGCACAAGACATCTCATAGTCTGCAGCATAATCGCGTTAGCATCCTTAAATTGGCTATTGAGTTAA